From one Stigmatopora nigra isolate UIUO_SnigA chromosome 8, RoL_Snig_1.1, whole genome shotgun sequence genomic stretch:
- the ttc9b gene encoding tetratricopeptide repeat protein 9B, whose translation MHSTLLRSSEHHGPLQPRSLSGMEAKQQPGKSLKGYPEIGVVGGRSLAATTGAAAAGGGGGGGGGGSDGGGGGDGCRVAASAEMEIKIQKAVDFKAEGHRCYKEKKFREAIGKYHRALLQLKGLHVADGTSGSSEVTLLAQPPAVLKLTDEQRRAVESTEIECYDSLTACLLQSELVNYERVKEYCLKVLGHQRDHFKAMYRAGIAFYHLGDYECALRYLRDAKNREPTDTNVLRYIQLTEMKMSKSGQRERDLAKESHG comes from the exons ATGCACAGCACGCTGCTCCGGTCCTCTGAGCACCATGGTCCGCTCCAGCCCCGCTCACTAAGCGGCATGGAAGCCAAGCAACAGCCGGGGAAGAGCCTCAAGGGTTACCCGGAGATCGGCGTTGTTGGTGGCCGGAGTCTGGCGGCGACGACGGGGGCGGCTGCGGCcggtggaggaggaggcggcggcggcggtggcagcgatggaggcggaggaggagacGGGTGTCGAGTCGCTGCCTCCGCCGAAATGGAGATCAAGATCCAGAAAGCCGTCGACTTCAAGGCGGAGGGCCACCGCTGCTATAAGGAGAAGAAATTCCGCGAAGCCATCGGCAAATATCACCGGGCGCTGCTGCAGCTCAAAGGGCTGCACGTCGCCGACGGGACGAGCGGCAGTTCCGAGGTCACCCTGCTCGCCCAACCACCAGCCGTCCTCAAGCTGACCGACGAGCAGCGGAGAGCCGTGGAAAGCACCGAGATCGAGTGCTACGACAGTCTCACCG CTTGCTTGTTGCAGTCCGAGCTGGTGAACTACGAGCGAGTGAAGGAGTACTGCTTGAAGGTACTGGGTCACCAGAGGGACCACTTCAAGGCCATGTACCGGGCCGGCATTGCCTTCTACCACCTGGGCGACTACGAATGTGCCCTACGCTACCTACGAGACGCTAAGAACCGTGAACCTACAG ACACCAACGTGCTGCGCTACATCCAACTGACGGAGATGAAGATGAGCAAAAGCGGCCAACGGGAGCGAGATCTGGCCAAAGAAAGCCACGGTTGA
- the c8h19orf47 gene encoding uncharacterized protein C19orf47 homolog isoform X2 — MASVTTATSEWIQFFKDAGIPAGLAVTYAVSFVDNRIQKNMLMDLSKDIMMDLGITVIGDIIAILKHAKLVHRQDMCKMATEALSSGQTTVKAELRRTANTPTRMIANALSQDSPPATPVRRPDNRLSVTVSNMQAGKVNKAAVSQPADEGNGVSSAKNRRVTAEMEGKYIVNMPKGTTPRTQRILAQQAKKGLKRTSVFARLGAESNVDHSASTNKPTGVFSRLDQADVAGAGPRAGKMVAERHDSEVLQYAGVLKKPVLSARMQPPKKPTPTTLRRLGGKLKRALDDTPTPSSSSNGIHPDKISVLQRLGKPQRIAVSSSAVSLPSADTQDNRVTSTRPGAKQKVSVARCQVSSSTRMGAITAAGAEAQDCASAQMDCQAVSVFKRLGSKNK, encoded by the exons ATGGCGTCTGTGACAACAG ccACTTCCGAGTGGATCCAGTTTTTCAAGGATGCCGGCATCCCGGCTGGCTTAGCTGTCACCTATGCAGTCTCTTTTGTGGACAACAG AATTCAGAAGAACATGCTGATGGACCTGAGCAAGGACATTATGATGGACCTTGGCATCACAGTCATTGGGGACATCATTGCCATTCTCAAACATGCCAAGCTGGTCCACAGGCAG GACATGTGCAAAATGGCTACAGAAGCCCTCTCTTCAGGACAGACCACCGTGAAAGCAGAGCTCAGGAGAACCGCCAACACAC CCACCCGTATGATCGCCAATGCCTTGAGCCAAGACTCCCCACCAGCCACTCCAGTACGTCGTCCCGACAACCGTCTCTCTGTCACCGTGTCCAACATGCAAGCTGGCAAAGTGAACAAAGCAG CGGTCAGCCAGCCAGCGGACGAAGGGAACGGAGTGTCATCCGCAAAGAACCGGCGCGTCACGGCCGAGATGGAAGGCAAGTACATCGTCAACATGCCCAAAGGCACCACCCCACGCACGCAACGCATCCTGGCCCAGCAGGCCAAAAAAG GTTTGAAGCGCACGTCGGTGTTTGCAAGACTTGGAGCCGAGTCAAATGTAGACCACTCAGCCAGCACAAACAAG CCCACTGGCGTCTTCAGCCGTCTGGACCAAGCGGATGTAGCGGGGGCGGGGCCAAGGGCGGGGAAGATGGTGGCCGAGCGGCACGACAGTGAGGTCCTCCAGTATGCCGGCGTCCTGAAAAAGCCCGTGCTCTCGGCGAGGATGCAGCCCCCCAAAAAGCCGACTCCCACCACACTGCGGCGCCTGGGCGGCAAACTCAAACGAGCGCTAGACGACACCCCCACCCCTTCTTCGTCATCCAACGGCATACACCCGGATAAAATCAGCGTGCTTCAGAGACTGGGTAAGCCCCAGCGCATCGCCGTGTCATCTTCCGCGGTGTCCCTGCCGTCTGCTGACACGCAGGACAACCGCGTGACCAGCACCCGACCCGGGGCCAAGCAGAAAGTGAGCGTGGCCAGGTGTCAGGTCAGCAGCAGTACCAGAATGGGAGCCATAACAGCGGCTGGCGCCGAAGCGCAGGACTGCGCCAGCGCCCAGATGGACTGCCAGGCCGTCAGTGTTTTTAAGAGGTTGGGAAGCAAGAATAAATAA
- the c8h19orf47 gene encoding uncharacterized protein C19orf47 homolog isoform X3: protein MASVTTATSEWIQFFKDAGIPAGLAVTYAVSFVDNRIQKNMLMDLSKDIMMDLGITVIGDIIAILKHAKLVHRQDMCKMATEALSSGQTTVKAELRRTANTPATRMIANALSQDSPPATPVRRPDNRLSVTVSNMQAGKVNKAAVSQPADEGNGVSSAKNRRVTAEMEGLKRTSVFARLGAESNVDHSASTNKPTGVFSRLDQADVAGAGPRAGKMVAERHDSEVLQYAGVLKKPVLSARMQPPKKPTPTTLRRLGGKLKRALDDTPTPSSSSNGIHPDKISVLQRLGKPQRIAVSSSAVSLPSADTQDNRVTSTRPGAKQKVSVARCQVSSSTRMGAITAAGAEAQDCASAQMDCQAVSVFKRLGSKNK from the exons ATGGCGTCTGTGACAACAG ccACTTCCGAGTGGATCCAGTTTTTCAAGGATGCCGGCATCCCGGCTGGCTTAGCTGTCACCTATGCAGTCTCTTTTGTGGACAACAG AATTCAGAAGAACATGCTGATGGACCTGAGCAAGGACATTATGATGGACCTTGGCATCACAGTCATTGGGGACATCATTGCCATTCTCAAACATGCCAAGCTGGTCCACAGGCAG GACATGTGCAAAATGGCTACAGAAGCCCTCTCTTCAGGACAGACCACCGTGAAAGCAGAGCTCAGGAGAACCGCCAACACAC CAGCCACCCGTATGATCGCCAATGCCTTGAGCCAAGACTCCCCACCAGCCACTCCAGTACGTCGTCCCGACAACCGTCTCTCTGTCACCGTGTCCAACATGCAAGCTGGCAAAGTGAACAAAGCAG CGGTCAGCCAGCCAGCGGACGAAGGGAACGGAGTGTCATCCGCAAAGAACCGGCGCGTCACGGCCGAGATGGAAG GTTTGAAGCGCACGTCGGTGTTTGCAAGACTTGGAGCCGAGTCAAATGTAGACCACTCAGCCAGCACAAACAAG CCCACTGGCGTCTTCAGCCGTCTGGACCAAGCGGATGTAGCGGGGGCGGGGCCAAGGGCGGGGAAGATGGTGGCCGAGCGGCACGACAGTGAGGTCCTCCAGTATGCCGGCGTCCTGAAAAAGCCCGTGCTCTCGGCGAGGATGCAGCCCCCCAAAAAGCCGACTCCCACCACACTGCGGCGCCTGGGCGGCAAACTCAAACGAGCGCTAGACGACACCCCCACCCCTTCTTCGTCATCCAACGGCATACACCCGGATAAAATCAGCGTGCTTCAGAGACTGGGTAAGCCCCAGCGCATCGCCGTGTCATCTTCCGCGGTGTCCCTGCCGTCTGCTGACACGCAGGACAACCGCGTGACCAGCACCCGACCCGGGGCCAAGCAGAAAGTGAGCGTGGCCAGGTGTCAGGTCAGCAGCAGTACCAGAATGGGAGCCATAACAGCGGCTGGCGCCGAAGCGCAGGACTGCGCCAGCGCCCAGATGGACTGCCAGGCCGTCAGTGTTTTTAAGAGGTTGGGAAGCAAGAATAAATAA
- the c8h19orf47 gene encoding uncharacterized protein C19orf47 homolog isoform X1: MASVTTATSEWIQFFKDAGIPAGLAVTYAVSFVDNRIQKNMLMDLSKDIMMDLGITVIGDIIAILKHAKLVHRQDMCKMATEALSSGQTTVKAELRRTANTPATRMIANALSQDSPPATPVRRPDNRLSVTVSNMQAGKVNKAAVSQPADEGNGVSSAKNRRVTAEMEGKYIVNMPKGTTPRTQRILAQQAKKGLKRTSVFARLGAESNVDHSASTNKPTGVFSRLDQADVAGAGPRAGKMVAERHDSEVLQYAGVLKKPVLSARMQPPKKPTPTTLRRLGGKLKRALDDTPTPSSSSNGIHPDKISVLQRLGKPQRIAVSSSAVSLPSADTQDNRVTSTRPGAKQKVSVARCQVSSSTRMGAITAAGAEAQDCASAQMDCQAVSVFKRLGSKNK, from the exons ATGGCGTCTGTGACAACAG ccACTTCCGAGTGGATCCAGTTTTTCAAGGATGCCGGCATCCCGGCTGGCTTAGCTGTCACCTATGCAGTCTCTTTTGTGGACAACAG AATTCAGAAGAACATGCTGATGGACCTGAGCAAGGACATTATGATGGACCTTGGCATCACAGTCATTGGGGACATCATTGCCATTCTCAAACATGCCAAGCTGGTCCACAGGCAG GACATGTGCAAAATGGCTACAGAAGCCCTCTCTTCAGGACAGACCACCGTGAAAGCAGAGCTCAGGAGAACCGCCAACACAC CAGCCACCCGTATGATCGCCAATGCCTTGAGCCAAGACTCCCCACCAGCCACTCCAGTACGTCGTCCCGACAACCGTCTCTCTGTCACCGTGTCCAACATGCAAGCTGGCAAAGTGAACAAAGCAG CGGTCAGCCAGCCAGCGGACGAAGGGAACGGAGTGTCATCCGCAAAGAACCGGCGCGTCACGGCCGAGATGGAAGGCAAGTACATCGTCAACATGCCCAAAGGCACCACCCCACGCACGCAACGCATCCTGGCCCAGCAGGCCAAAAAAG GTTTGAAGCGCACGTCGGTGTTTGCAAGACTTGGAGCCGAGTCAAATGTAGACCACTCAGCCAGCACAAACAAG CCCACTGGCGTCTTCAGCCGTCTGGACCAAGCGGATGTAGCGGGGGCGGGGCCAAGGGCGGGGAAGATGGTGGCCGAGCGGCACGACAGTGAGGTCCTCCAGTATGCCGGCGTCCTGAAAAAGCCCGTGCTCTCGGCGAGGATGCAGCCCCCCAAAAAGCCGACTCCCACCACACTGCGGCGCCTGGGCGGCAAACTCAAACGAGCGCTAGACGACACCCCCACCCCTTCTTCGTCATCCAACGGCATACACCCGGATAAAATCAGCGTGCTTCAGAGACTGGGTAAGCCCCAGCGCATCGCCGTGTCATCTTCCGCGGTGTCCCTGCCGTCTGCTGACACGCAGGACAACCGCGTGACCAGCACCCGACCCGGGGCCAAGCAGAAAGTGAGCGTGGCCAGGTGTCAGGTCAGCAGCAGTACCAGAATGGGAGCCATAACAGCGGCTGGCGCCGAAGCGCAGGACTGCGCCAGCGCCCAGATGGACTGCCAGGCCGTCAGTGTTTTTAAGAGGTTGGGAAGCAAGAATAAATAA
- the fosb gene encoding protein FosB isoform X4 — MQLFWKDPRSTSPGEGDKTSSTSDPHLGPRGEMYQGFPGDPDSGSRGSSSPSIESQYLSSVDSFGSPTTTSAPQECASAAAGLSIVGSGPGTSSAGEMPGSFVPTVTAITTSQDLQWMVQSTLISSQASGHSGTTGTTTMTRPVLLVDPYDMPGPSYSSGSAFTPPSLDAPGPAPGPIRQSRTRSRRTREESVSEDGDVGVLLTPEEEEKRRVRRERNKLAAAKCRNRRRELTDRLQSETDILEEEKAELEAEISELQKEKERLEFVLVAHQPNCKIMYQDQPQASGVQLPVQTLQAPTSIVDLAVKEDSFYLPYTGHPSSTQSQIPPQQQQQQVQQPQPGMIQESSTPESPKTPSSPWDLP, encoded by the exons ATGCAACTTTTTTGGAAAGACCCTAGGAGCACTTCACCGGGAGAAGGCGACAAGACGA gcAGCACCAGCGACCCCCATCTCGGCCCCCGAGGGGAAATGTACCAAGGGTTTCCCGGCGACCCCGACAGCGGATCTCGTGGTAGTTCCTCCCCGTCCATAGAGTCCCAATATCTTTCCTCCGTGGACTCCTTCGGTAGCCCGACGACCACCAGTGCCCCGCAG GAGTGTGCGTCAGCTGCGGCCGGCTTGAGCATCGTGGGCAGCGGACCCGGAACCAGCAGCGCAGGGGAAATGCCTGGCTCTTTCGTGCCGACAGTCACCGCCATCACCACCAGTCAGGACCTGCAGTGGATGGTCCAGTCCACCCTCATCTCATCCCAGGCCTCGGGGCATAGCGGCACCACCGGCACCACCACCATGACCCGGCCGGTGTTGCTGGTGGACCCCTATGACATGCCGGGCCCGAGTTACTCCTCCGGTTCCGCTTTCACTCCTCCCAGTTTGGATGCTCCCGGCCCAGCGCCGGGTCCCATCCGTCAGTCTAGAACTCGTAGCCGCCGTACCCGAGAAGAGTCTGTGAGTGAAGACGGAGATGTTGGTGTGTTA CTGACCCCCGAAGAAGAGGAGAAACGACGTGTACGTCGGGAGAGGAACAAACTGGCCGCTGCAAAGTGCAGAAACCGCCGACGTGAGCTGACAGACCGACTCCAGTCG GAGACGGACATCTTGGAAGAGGAGAAGGCCGAGCTGGAGGCCGAGATCTCTGAGCTGCAGAAGGAGAAGGAGCGCCTGGAGTTTGTCTTGGTGGCCCACCAACCCAATTGCAAGATCATGTACCAAGATCAGCCCCAAGCAAGCGGTGTGCAACTCCCTGTCCAGACCTTACAAGCACCCACTTCCATTGTGGACTTGGCAGTGAAGGAAGACTCTTTCTACCTGCCCTACACGGGCCATCCATCCTCCACCCAGTCCCAGATTCCtccacagcagcagcagcagcaagtgCAGCAGCCTCAGCCAGGAATGATACAGGAG TCCTCTACGCCTGAGAGCCCGAAGACCCCTTCCAGTCCTTGGGACCTTCCTTGA
- the fosb gene encoding protein FosB isoform X2 — protein MQLFWKDPRSTSPGEGDKTSSTSDPHLGPRGEMYQGFPGDPDSGSRGSSSPSIESQYLSSVDSFGSPTTTSAPQECASAAAGLSIVGSGPGTSSAGEMPGSFVPTVTAITTSQDLQWMVQSTLISSQASGHSGTTGTTTMTRPVLLVDPYDMPGPSYSSGSAFTPPSLDAPGPAPGPIRQSRTRSRRTREESLTPEEEEKRRVRRERNKLAAAKCRNRRRELTDRLQSETDILEEEKAELEAEISELQKEKERLEFVLVAHQPNCKIMYQDQPQASGVQLPVQTLQAPTSIVDLAVKEDSFYLPYTGHPSSTQSQIPPQQQQQQVQQPQPGMIQEVEFSRSFYGPNEAVAPGGPCLMAGDGGGGGGGGGGGGGDHDDAGMAGHSASYTSSFVFTYPEGACGVSANHRNSSSEQSSDSLNSPSLLAL, from the exons ATGCAACTTTTTTGGAAAGACCCTAGGAGCACTTCACCGGGAGAAGGCGACAAGACGA gcAGCACCAGCGACCCCCATCTCGGCCCCCGAGGGGAAATGTACCAAGGGTTTCCCGGCGACCCCGACAGCGGATCTCGTGGTAGTTCCTCCCCGTCCATAGAGTCCCAATATCTTTCCTCCGTGGACTCCTTCGGTAGCCCGACGACCACCAGTGCCCCGCAG GAGTGTGCGTCAGCTGCGGCCGGCTTGAGCATCGTGGGCAGCGGACCCGGAACCAGCAGCGCAGGGGAAATGCCTGGCTCTTTCGTGCCGACAGTCACCGCCATCACCACCAGTCAGGACCTGCAGTGGATGGTCCAGTCCACCCTCATCTCATCCCAGGCCTCGGGGCATAGCGGCACCACCGGCACCACCACCATGACCCGGCCGGTGTTGCTGGTGGACCCCTATGACATGCCGGGCCCGAGTTACTCCTCCGGTTCCGCTTTCACTCCTCCCAGTTTGGATGCTCCCGGCCCAGCGCCGGGTCCCATCCGTCAGTCTAGAACTCGTAGCCGCCGTACCCGAGAAGAGTCT CTGACCCCCGAAGAAGAGGAGAAACGACGTGTACGTCGGGAGAGGAACAAACTGGCCGCTGCAAAGTGCAGAAACCGCCGACGTGAGCTGACAGACCGACTCCAGTCG GAGACGGACATCTTGGAAGAGGAGAAGGCCGAGCTGGAGGCCGAGATCTCTGAGCTGCAGAAGGAGAAGGAGCGCCTGGAGTTTGTCTTGGTGGCCCACCAACCCAATTGCAAGATCATGTACCAAGATCAGCCCCAAGCAAGCGGTGTGCAACTCCCTGTCCAGACCTTACAAGCACCCACTTCCATTGTGGACTTGGCAGTGAAGGAAGACTCTTTCTACCTGCCCTACACGGGCCATCCATCCTCCACCCAGTCCCAGATTCCtccacagcagcagcagcagcaagtgCAGCAGCCTCAGCCAGGAATGATACAGGAGGTAGAGTTTTCTCGTTCTTTCTATGGCCCGAATGAGGCAGTGGCGCCTGGCGGGCCGTGCCTCATGGCCGgcgacggcggtggcggcggtggtggtggtggtggtggcggcggtgACCATGACGATGCGGGCATGGCCGGCCACAGCGCTTCATACACATCTTCATTTGTGTTCACCTACCCAGAGGGAGCCTGCGGGGTCAGTGCCAACCATCGGAACAGCAGTAGCGAGCAATCATCCGATTCCTTGAACTCGCCTTCCCTCTTGGCGCTCTGA
- the fosb gene encoding protein FosB isoform X1: MQLFWKDPRSTSPGEGDKTSSTSDPHLGPRGEMYQGFPGDPDSGSRGSSSPSIESQYLSSVDSFGSPTTTSAPQECASAAAGLSIVGSGPGTSSAGEMPGSFVPTVTAITTSQDLQWMVQSTLISSQASGHSGTTGTTTMTRPVLLVDPYDMPGPSYSSGSAFTPPSLDAPGPAPGPIRQSRTRSRRTREESVSEDGDVGVLLTPEEEEKRRVRRERNKLAAAKCRNRRRELTDRLQSETDILEEEKAELEAEISELQKEKERLEFVLVAHQPNCKIMYQDQPQASGVQLPVQTLQAPTSIVDLAVKEDSFYLPYTGHPSSTQSQIPPQQQQQQVQQPQPGMIQEVEFSRSFYGPNEAVAPGGPCLMAGDGGGGGGGGGGGGGDHDDAGMAGHSASYTSSFVFTYPEGACGVSANHRNSSSEQSSDSLNSPSLLAL; encoded by the exons ATGCAACTTTTTTGGAAAGACCCTAGGAGCACTTCACCGGGAGAAGGCGACAAGACGA gcAGCACCAGCGACCCCCATCTCGGCCCCCGAGGGGAAATGTACCAAGGGTTTCCCGGCGACCCCGACAGCGGATCTCGTGGTAGTTCCTCCCCGTCCATAGAGTCCCAATATCTTTCCTCCGTGGACTCCTTCGGTAGCCCGACGACCACCAGTGCCCCGCAG GAGTGTGCGTCAGCTGCGGCCGGCTTGAGCATCGTGGGCAGCGGACCCGGAACCAGCAGCGCAGGGGAAATGCCTGGCTCTTTCGTGCCGACAGTCACCGCCATCACCACCAGTCAGGACCTGCAGTGGATGGTCCAGTCCACCCTCATCTCATCCCAGGCCTCGGGGCATAGCGGCACCACCGGCACCACCACCATGACCCGGCCGGTGTTGCTGGTGGACCCCTATGACATGCCGGGCCCGAGTTACTCCTCCGGTTCCGCTTTCACTCCTCCCAGTTTGGATGCTCCCGGCCCAGCGCCGGGTCCCATCCGTCAGTCTAGAACTCGTAGCCGCCGTACCCGAGAAGAGTCTGTGAGTGAAGACGGAGATGTTGGTGTGTTA CTGACCCCCGAAGAAGAGGAGAAACGACGTGTACGTCGGGAGAGGAACAAACTGGCCGCTGCAAAGTGCAGAAACCGCCGACGTGAGCTGACAGACCGACTCCAGTCG GAGACGGACATCTTGGAAGAGGAGAAGGCCGAGCTGGAGGCCGAGATCTCTGAGCTGCAGAAGGAGAAGGAGCGCCTGGAGTTTGTCTTGGTGGCCCACCAACCCAATTGCAAGATCATGTACCAAGATCAGCCCCAAGCAAGCGGTGTGCAACTCCCTGTCCAGACCTTACAAGCACCCACTTCCATTGTGGACTTGGCAGTGAAGGAAGACTCTTTCTACCTGCCCTACACGGGCCATCCATCCTCCACCCAGTCCCAGATTCCtccacagcagcagcagcagcaagtgCAGCAGCCTCAGCCAGGAATGATACAGGAGGTAGAGTTTTCTCGTTCTTTCTATGGCCCGAATGAGGCAGTGGCGCCTGGCGGGCCGTGCCTCATGGCCGgcgacggcggtggcggcggtggtggtggtggtggtggcggcggtgACCATGACGATGCGGGCATGGCCGGCCACAGCGCTTCATACACATCTTCATTTGTGTTCACCTACCCAGAGGGAGCCTGCGGGGTCAGTGCCAACCATCGGAACAGCAGTAGCGAGCAATCATCCGATTCCTTGAACTCGCCTTCCCTCTTGGCGCTCTGA
- the fosb gene encoding protein FosB isoform X3, with protein sequence MQLFWKDPRSTSPGEGDKTSSTSDPHLGPRGEMYQGFPGDPDSGSRGSSSPSIESQYLSSVDSFGSPTTTSAPQECASAAAGLSIVGSGPGTSSAGEMPGSFVPTVTAITTSQDLQWMVQSTLISSQASGHSGTTGTTTMTRPVLLVDPYDMPGPSYSSGSAFTPPSLDAPGPAPGPIRQSRTRSRRTREESVSEDGDVGVLLTPEEEEKRRVRRERNKLAAAKCRNRRRELTDRLQSETDILEEEKAELEAEISELQKEKERLEFVLVAHQPNCKIMYQDQPQASGVQLPVQTLQAPTSIVDLAVKEDSFYLPYTGHPSSTQSQIPPQQQQQQVQQPQPGMIQEREPAGSVPTIGTAVASNHPIP encoded by the exons ATGCAACTTTTTTGGAAAGACCCTAGGAGCACTTCACCGGGAGAAGGCGACAAGACGA gcAGCACCAGCGACCCCCATCTCGGCCCCCGAGGGGAAATGTACCAAGGGTTTCCCGGCGACCCCGACAGCGGATCTCGTGGTAGTTCCTCCCCGTCCATAGAGTCCCAATATCTTTCCTCCGTGGACTCCTTCGGTAGCCCGACGACCACCAGTGCCCCGCAG GAGTGTGCGTCAGCTGCGGCCGGCTTGAGCATCGTGGGCAGCGGACCCGGAACCAGCAGCGCAGGGGAAATGCCTGGCTCTTTCGTGCCGACAGTCACCGCCATCACCACCAGTCAGGACCTGCAGTGGATGGTCCAGTCCACCCTCATCTCATCCCAGGCCTCGGGGCATAGCGGCACCACCGGCACCACCACCATGACCCGGCCGGTGTTGCTGGTGGACCCCTATGACATGCCGGGCCCGAGTTACTCCTCCGGTTCCGCTTTCACTCCTCCCAGTTTGGATGCTCCCGGCCCAGCGCCGGGTCCCATCCGTCAGTCTAGAACTCGTAGCCGCCGTACCCGAGAAGAGTCTGTGAGTGAAGACGGAGATGTTGGTGTGTTA CTGACCCCCGAAGAAGAGGAGAAACGACGTGTACGTCGGGAGAGGAACAAACTGGCCGCTGCAAAGTGCAGAAACCGCCGACGTGAGCTGACAGACCGACTCCAGTCG GAGACGGACATCTTGGAAGAGGAGAAGGCCGAGCTGGAGGCCGAGATCTCTGAGCTGCAGAAGGAGAAGGAGCGCCTGGAGTTTGTCTTGGTGGCCCACCAACCCAATTGCAAGATCATGTACCAAGATCAGCCCCAAGCAAGCGGTGTGCAACTCCCTGTCCAGACCTTACAAGCACCCACTTCCATTGTGGACTTGGCAGTGAAGGAAGACTCTTTCTACCTGCCCTACACGGGCCATCCATCCTCCACCCAGTCCCAGATTCCtccacagcagcagcagcagcaagtgCAGCAGCCTCAGCCAGGAATGATACAGGAG AGGGAGCCTGCGGGGTCAGTGCCAACCATCGGAACAGCAGTAGCGAGCAATCATCCGATTCCTTGA